One region of Armatimonadota bacterium genomic DNA includes:
- a CDS encoding type II secretion system protein: MFTFFLNRRQRTTPGGFHNQRRRTAQGGFTLIELVVVLAVLGILLALAVPRYLGARKRAYKSEADHLLQELKTLSWAYYHEHEFFPTAPADIPFQMPAGAVWNTPIVAAGGGSDTFITWTTSGLSGGALVGPADLCSVTLSTDGSASQGCNF; the protein is encoded by the coding sequence GTGTTTACGTTCTTCCTCAACCGAAGACAGCGCACCACCCCAGGGGGCTTCCACAACCAAAGACGGCGCACCGCCCAGGGGGGCTTCACCCTCATCGAGCTGGTGGTGGTGCTGGCTGTGCTGGGGATCCTGCTGGCGCTGGCTGTGCCGCGCTACCTGGGCGCCCGCAAGCGAGCCTACAAGAGCGAGGCTGACCACCTGCTGCAGGAGCTGAAGACGCTCTCCTGGGCTTACTACCACGAGCACGAGTTCTTCCCCACCGCACCGGCAGATATCCCGTTCCAGATGCCCGCCGGAGCGGTCTGGAACACGCCCATCGTGGCCGCCGGAGGGGGCAGCGATACCTTCATTACCTGGACCACCAGCGGCCTTTCCGGCGGGGCCCTCGTGGGACCCGCGGACCTGTGCTCCGTGACGCTGAGCACCGACGGGTCGGCGTCCCAGGGCTGCAACTTCTAG
- a CDS encoding type II secretion system F family protein, whose amino-acid sequence MAVFRYSAKDPTGRVIAGTIEADNDAVVVDRLREMGFFITNLERAQERRDVGELLQGMFGVGLKDLAIFSRQFSTMVNAGLSLVRVLSILEQQTSNKKLREVAAQVRLDVEAGRPLSEALARHPKVFSSLYVNMVKAGETGGVLDEVLNRIATFLEKEQALRQKVKAAMVYPALLTVAALGGLMFMTVVILPQFQNLFRELGGEGSLPLPTQIAMATSVVIRRFWYLVFGGIILLVWGLRRYLRTPQGRARYDRLKLRLPALGDLNRKIVVARFSRTLGTLIASGVPIMQSLEVVAKAIDNTVIGEAVDAVRASIREGQTIAIPLQFSGVFPPMVVQMAKVGEETGQLEQMLEKVADFYDVEVETTVQSLTSLLEPMLIIFMGVVVGAMVISLYLPIFSLATGGGIK is encoded by the coding sequence ATGGCCGTATTCCGCTACAGCGCCAAGGACCCCACAGGGCGGGTGATCGCCGGGACCATCGAGGCGGACAACGATGCGGTGGTGGTGGACCGCCTGCGGGAGATGGGCTTCTTCATCACCAACCTGGAACGGGCCCAGGAGCGCCGCGACGTGGGCGAGCTGCTGCAGGGGATGTTCGGCGTGGGCCTCAAGGACCTGGCCATCTTCTCCCGCCAGTTCTCCACCATGGTCAACGCCGGCCTGTCTCTGGTGCGGGTGCTCTCCATCCTGGAACAGCAGACCTCCAACAAGAAGCTGCGCGAGGTAGCAGCACAGGTGCGGCTGGACGTGGAGGCCGGCCGCCCCCTCTCCGAGGCCCTGGCCCGTCACCCTAAGGTCTTCAGTAGCCTCTACGTGAACATGGTCAAGGCCGGGGAAACCGGAGGGGTGCTGGACGAGGTCCTCAACCGCATCGCCACCTTCCTGGAGAAGGAGCAGGCGCTGCGGCAGAAGGTGAAGGCGGCCATGGTCTACCCGGCCCTGCTCACCGTGGCGGCACTGGGCGGGCTGATGTTCATGACCGTGGTCATTCTCCCCCAGTTCCAGAACCTCTTCCGGGAGCTGGGCGGGGAGGGGAGCCTGCCGCTGCCCACGCAGATCGCCATGGCCACGAGCGTGGTCATCCGCCGCTTCTGGTACCTGGTCTTTGGGGGCATCATCCTGCTGGTCTGGGGCCTGCGCCGCTACCTGCGCACCCCCCAGGGGCGGGCCCGCTACGACCGGCTGAAGCTGCGCCTGCCGGCCCTGGGCGACCTCAACCGCAAGATCGTGGTGGCCCGCTTCTCCCGCACCCTGGGGACGCTCATTGCCAGCGGGGTGCCCATCATGCAGTCCCTGGAGGTGGTGGCCAAGGCCATCGACAACACGGTGATCGGCGAGGCGGTGGACGCGGTGCGCGCCAGCATCCGGGAGGGGCAGACCATCGCCATCCCGCTGCAGTTCTCCGGGGTCTTCCCGCCCATGGTGGTGCAGATGGCCAAGGTGGGGGAGGAGACGGGGCAACTGGAGCAGATGCTGGAGAAGGTGGCCGACTTCTACGACGTAGAGGTGGAGACCACGGTGCAGAGCCTGACCTCGCTGCTCGAGCCGATGCTGATCATCTTCATGGGCGTGGTGGTGGGCGCCATGGTCATCTCGCTGTACCTGCCCATCTTCTCCCTGGCCACGGGCGGGGGGATCAAGTAG